The DNA segment GGTGTAGAGCTGCTTGCCTTTAGATATATTAAGCGCTAGGCAACATTCAggtttaaaaatgaaaacagaagcagcaacgtGTATATAACATAAATGCCCCAGTAACAAAGTGCtttaaaaagaatagaaaGCTACAAAGATTtatgtacaaaatatttttcaaaccaATAGAAAATTGGTTTTGTTGACTGAGAACAGCaacttatttgttttgtggcaTTATGTGAAATAgatcaatttaaatgttttaaagaGGACCAAATCAtcagtattaaaatattaattcgtAAAGAAAACGTCCGCCACTCAGACAGACTgacaaatataatacaaagACCATAACAACTTtgaatttactatttatattgcattttatgctAGTTATATTTTATCTTACCAAGGATATTCTCTCATCcttttattgaatattgttttgttttaagagTAATTTCCGCATAGTTAacataaaatggaaaatcttCAGTTccaaaaaaagtaatttgtaaaaaaaacttcaatCCCATAAAGAAACAGACAAATGGACTCacgtatatcaatatttacagcacatcaaaaatatttgcttattagtaatttgttaatttgatTAAGTCATATATAATTTACCTTATTAACAACACACTACTGATATTAATTGTCTTCATCCTCTTCATTTAGTCGATGTGAGAATGGCTTCTGTGCAAATCGCACAACCTGTGTGTGTCAAAATGGCTATCGATACGATCAGAACACGACCAGCTGCCTGCCGGACTGTGGAGACGACTGTGAAAATGGGGTTTGCATTTCCCCGGGAAATTGTCGCTGCTTCAATGGCTATGTGAGGAATCGACAGCGTTGTGAGGCGGTCTGTGATCGTGGCTGCGGCTTCTATGGCCGATGCATTGCACCCAATGTGTGCGGTTGTGCCGTTGTTCCAGGCCCCTTCAGCAGCTACCAGAGATGCGAAAATGGCTATTGCAATGCCGAGGGACACTGTCGCTGTGTGGTGGGCAAGACTCGATTCATTGACATGTGCATGTCCCCGGATGCGGTTACCACATATGCTGCCATGAATCCGCCGCGGGTGAATGCCTCGTTGATGCACGAGTTCGATCTTCTGCTGGGCAGGCACTTTACACTGGGTGGCGTCGACATGTATCACTCTTCCATGTGGTGGGTGTAATGTGGAGCGATAAGCTATAAACTATAAATGTAAATCCAAATAcgcataattaatatttacgtTTTCGAAGTCAAGCATAAAAGAAAACGTTgtcttgaaattgaaatacaaactAAAACAATATACAGCGCTTGTTATCAGCATCCCAACAGCATTGGCGTAGCTGAAAGGGCGACAGCTCGCAGTCAAGTGTAATCCCCTCTTGTGCGACACCACTGCCCAAAAATATACTCGTTATTATCTAGCCACGAGTCTACATCAGTTCAGTTTCTTCTCTATAAATGCTGCGTCTACAGCGACAACAGTTCAGTTTAAAACGCGAACGCGACAGTtttacagacagacagagaaatGGTCGCGCCATATACATTAATCGGACTGCTGATCGGCTGTCTAGCATTGGAATTACCTTGGCAGACACATGGCCAATTCTGGAAGAACTCGCAGAATCAACATCAGAGCTGGGAGCGGGAGATGATTGCATTACGCGATTCGGGAATTTGCTACAAGACTCAAGTGTAGATACCGTCCAAAGAACTATACATCTACATCAAAGCATTCCTCTCAAGATCATAATTTTGCAGTGTTGAGACCTTAAATCCCGAGCTCAGACAACGACAAATCTCCTACTGCTGTGACGGTTATCGCAATCGGGGCACCTCGAAAATACTCAAATGCGAGCCCATCTGTGAGGAGGATTGCTCCAATGGTGTCTGTATTGCACCTGGAAACTGTGAGTGTGCTCCAGGATTTTATAGAGAGCTGGCTCGTTGCCGCATATATGGCGACTAACATTGACCGCGAATagtaaactatttaaatatatataataaaattaaagtctGCTATcgaacatttatttttgtgttgttggaATACAAACCCAGAACTATACTTAGCAAGTGTATTCTTGACTTTCGTGATACCACGAGAGCCGGCATTGCTCATTGCTTTTTATTCTTATTGAATAAAGTTTTCACAACAGTCTCCaacattgaaatttaaaaattttgatttggaGTATACAAAACAAAGGGCAtagaaaaaatttcaaattttaattcataataaattattcaaatgtaTTTGACTAATGCGATCACGATTAGATATTGGACACAGCAGGTCgatagaattaaaacattatgCGTAGtaactgcaaatgaaaattaaacttAGATCAATTAACATTATGTAGTAATTCACTTCTTAAGCTACTGAGCAATTTTGATGTAGGTGATTAAACAGCTTGATAATTTTAACATAACCGCACAGTGGTTGGTTTTTGTAAAATCCATtgtgaaaatcaaatattttacttacCGAACTCGACAAAACCTTTAATGCAGTTAAATTCGTTAagctaattaaatgtttaagtTTTCACACAATCATTTAATCTATTTACGATAATTTCATAGTTAAACAATTCATTAATGTTTTgaaaagtgaacaaaaataCCGAAAAGCTGCATGGTAGGCCTAAAAACATTTGttcttaaaacataaaattttttactaaagtttttatatagGTACCGATTGGGTAgaatggtattataactttatgtctacaggaaatgtgtgtaacctcttaaaatatatattttttttaaaatatacatatttttagtgtttcgCCAATCCTACTTCTGTACTcgaaattagaaaaaaatcgAAGAGCCAtcctaattttaaagttacatacatacaataacacttacagtatttatgataaaaatataaatctcaGAAGCTATAATGTACTGCAATaaatggctgctgctgtctgtctttgttgttttgtttgcgagtctggtatatttaacTCTAAACTAATTCAACTCTAACTCTAAACTAATgaataaaacataatattattgttattgctacaagtttttaaataaGGTAAAGTAAAATCTATgcttaataaattgataataattgataactttattaaaatgccCCCACACGATTAATTAATAGAGTCAAAATTTCAATAGGATGAATGAAATgataaataatgtttatttattaattaatattcgccgacatttttattgctgattattattttattgaacgacttaatataatataatgaatacaaaatgagtaatatatttaatatatcgaaaacAGTCATTACCTTCACTTCTCCCTcatgatattattttttatttagtattaaaattaacatcTTAATCAATCGCCAAGAAAGAATATCTCACAAATAAAATGGTAAATTATCGACATTTACTCACTCATCGAATTCTCGgaataaaacataaacaaaaaagattaAACTTTTGACAGGTTGAGTCCAGCTTGTCAGCATCGAAAATAAAGCTTATGAGCAAACGAGAGAGCGTAGGTTGTGCCCTCTGGggcaatgaaaacaacaaacaataattcCAAAGAAACATCTGATGAGAGAGTAACCTTCGTTTTATTGATAGACATATTGCGAGGTGCTGATTAGAAGCTGAGCTCTGAGCTCTAGCTGGAAACTAGAGGCTGGAGCCGTTTTGCGACTGGTTtgagcatttaaattattgttttgaaTCTGCTTTGCGTTTAGTtaaactgcagcagctgtgaAGTTCAGACGTGTGCAGTTCATCAATTTGAATTCGTTATTTATAACCTCTCTCCAAAGGCAACATCAGGCATGAGGTCATCGTGGCAGCTGTTCATCGCATTAGCGGTGCTATCAACACTTTGCAGCATCGCCCAAGCCCAGTACAAGACGGCAGGCATCAAGACCCGGCAACCTCCGCCACCGTCAGCCAATCTGCAGTACTTTGGCAACGCTACCGAGCAGCATCAATATACAAACTATGGCAGCTACAGTTCCGGTTATGTGCCTGCAGAGACGTATCAAGGCGGCAGCTTCAATCAGTACAACGGACACTATGTGCAGCCTGTGATCCCTGTAACTCCTGCACCACAAATTCTGGATGAGACGGCGCTGTTCATTAACAAAACTCGTTCGGCCATGGCCAGTGGCATCTGCTATAAGGAAGTTCCGTAAGTCAAGGGGAGGAGGAGGGCGGGGGAAACCCCATTGCATAAGCTTCGGTAATTATCTCAGTGTGTTTTGAGGCAATTGAAAATAAGCCAGTGACACATTGAACTAACGACCTCGACATCCTCAGTGGCTTGATAATGAAATGCGtcttgaaattcaattcaatgtgcgattacaattaatatacaaGTATGAATGTGCTCTTGTATGTGTAATACACATTGTGTATGCATTTCAGTTTGAATGTGATATATTTTGGTGCGATTAATTTGACGCAGACttagaatcagaatcagactCAGGCCTAGAGCAACAAGAAAACTGTTAATAATATGAAGCTGCAATGCACTACAATGAACTTATTTCCATTGAAGTGAACTCatataagtttttaaatttatatcttgaaatattttctattaactctctcaaaattaaattttttttgaaaataagtagCGAATATCTCACAGACGCGCAGACTCGACTGTATTTATAACCGTTACCCCTTCTTGCCACGCCCGAACATCggcaaaaatcgaataacaagaaTAATTTTTAAGCCAATTCGAATATTGGTACatactatagtaaatatagtatttcttATTCTTGAGATCGGATGATAATTGTAGAaggtatttaagaaatacttttgtatggtaaATAACGCTTACTGTAATAGGGTATTAGCTGATtttgttgacaatctggtatattttaatctgTAAAGCTCACTTCGAATGGAGaactacatcgatataccaaatatgctcttttgtatatttgagtattttttggtgcattatttggtatattcgtaTAATAATAGCTCACTACTTTTGTTTATTGGGTAGGGGTtgtctcacagtcgagcatacccGACTGTATCTATCTTActtcttttttacttgttcTGTTTTAGCTTGGAGAATgtcaaattttgaatttgtaacttttttttttagtagtgTGTCTTCAGATCAAAAGGTTCATTTTCCACTCGTTTTCGATCACACGTAGTTATggcaaattatatatatatataagtctttcttcatttttgtcgttttttgatttatttctaattttgtAGAACTGCCTCATTGCTGCATGGATCGCGGGACAACTACGTTGGCAATGGCACAACTCCCGACAAGAGCCGCATTCAAGTTTGCTGCGAGGGATACGAACGCAATCCGCACATCTATCGTCGCTGTGAGCCAGTTTGCGCTGACGATTGTCCCAACGGGATCTGCACGGCACCTAATACCTGTGTCTGCATACCGGGACACGTGAGGAACGTGGAGGGTAAATGCATCTCCACCTGTCCCCTGGGTTGTGGCAATGGCGTGTGCGATGAGCAGAATCAATGTCGCTGTCATGAGGGCTACACCTTAGATCCCGTTAGCCAGAAGTACTGTCTGCCCGAGTGCAAGCCAGGCTGTGCCCATGGCCATTGTGTGGCACCCAATAAATGCGACTGTCTGCCCGGCTATCGGCAAGCAGCCGATGGCAGTTGTGCTCCCGTCTGCGAACAGTGCGAGAACGGACAGTGCACGGCTCCAGGAGTCTGCAGCTGTAACACTGGCTACTTGAAGGTCGAGGGACGTTGCGAACCCATTTGCGAAAAGTAAGTTGATCAACTTAATATCCGATAATGCTGCTAATGAATGTCTTCAACAGACCCTGCCAAAATGGGCGTTGCACTGCGCCCAACACCTGTGAGTGCCAGCCAGGCAATGAATGGGATCACAAGAGTGGCCAGTGTGTGCCCCACTGTGATATTCCTTGCCTGAATGGTGTCTGCATTGGCCAAAACAAATGCGAGTGCAAACCTGGCTACATTCTCGACGAGCTACAGCGCAACATTTGCCAACCACACTGTCCACAAGGTTGCCCCAATGGCTTCTGCAGTGCGCCCAACTTCTGCATCTGCCAGCCGGGATTCATCAAGAGCGGCATCAAAGGACGTCAGAGCTGTCAGCGCgtttaatatgcattttatttataattgaagtCGATCTGTGTCTATGTCTCATTcccaaatcaaattaaacagACGTCCAATCAGTGCATTAAATTCGTATTTCAGTTCTTCACTTCGCTCTCGCCGCCGTTCCAAGCTACTTAGATGATGTTCAATGTGCTGTGGCTGCAGACAGCGACCAACGAAGTTGACTTGTCCAGTTGGACACTGGCAATGGCCATTGGCATCACAGCTGCCCAGCTGGCAGAGCTGATTATCAGGAACACAGCCACACACATTGGGTGCCAGGCATTTGCCATATTCGCCACAAGATCTAAAAGTAAAGCAGCTCATTAGTATCGATCCTAGGGAAatcttttgaaaatttgtagtTCACTTCCTGATTAAGAGAAAGGCACTAGAAATTGTTTGAAAGTTATTTGGAACTGAACTACCATTCAGTCTATCTTACCTTTAAAAgacataattaatttgaagttGCAATGATGACTGTGGAGTGAATTTGAGGACTTAGCTTTTATACTAGCAATTCATATAGACTTTAgaagtttatttaataaccAATTCACTAAACTGACCACTGTGGTAGTAttgttttagttattatttcgAATTAATAGTGGTATTTCAAATGCAAGATTTTGGTCtcaaaaaaattaactatgatttacttttaaaagcttcttatattatatactgaaatcattatttttaatctaacTCATTTTGGGCATAAACCTTCAATACTTTGTGATGTGTGATTTTTTTGAGTCTCTctaaaaatgttgcaataaAGTTACTTTTCGACTGATTTTACTGAAATCactcttttttaaattaactctTTTTGGACATTAACTGTCAATTCTTTGTTGTACTTCTAGTTAGTACAACTTAAGCTTATATGTTAGTTCTTTAAGACTCACCGCTCGCACTTTGGTACACAGCTGCTGCCGCGCAGCTCGTAGCCCTCGAAGCAGCGACAGACACCAGGAGCCATGCACACTCCGTTGCCCCGGCCACAGTTGTCCTGGCACTCGGGCAAGCAGCTGGTGGTGTTGACATCATAGCGATAACCCTCTCGGCAATGGCACTTGTAGCGTGACTCGCAGAAACCATTCTCgcaattgctttaaaatattaatagtaaGGTCAGAAGttagttgtttttataaattcgaACTGGTTGCACTCACATGTAACACTCGGCCTCGCAGACATTGCGCTGAGGTCGCTTTATAAAACCTGGAAAGCATTCGCATTGATTGGGCGCCACACATTTGCCGTATCCACAGTCTGGGGCACAGATCGGTTGACAGCCCAATTGCGCAGTACGACGATAGCCAGTCAGACAATCGCATTGACCAGGAGCCACACATTCCTCATGTGTGCCACAGGCGGTGGGACACTCGGGACGGCAGAAGAGACGCGTCTCGGCATCGAGCACATAGCCCAGCTTGCAAACACAGGTGCCATTGAGATAGCATCGTCCATGCTGACAGGCGATGGGGCAGGTGTGAATGCATGCACCCTGATCATTTCGCACGAACTCTGCGAAGCACTCGCAATATCCGGGAGCACGGCAGAAGCCATTGTGACAGTTGTCTGGCGAGCTGTGGCTACAATCTGGCACACAGTGCTCCGAATACGGATCTGGGCGATAGCCATCACAGCAGACCTCAATGCGATGATAATAAATCGTAGAGCCATTGCCACGCACAGGTGAATTCTTCAGTGTCTGAAAGAAGATTGCACTAAGGCGTACGAAATTCTTTTGAACTCCGAAAAAGATTAAAACATTGTTACTTACGGCAGCTCACGCTGGcacaaatgctgctgctgctggcgctgtCGTATTTGACTGAGTGATTCGAACTCTCCCTGAACGTGTATATCCCCATAGAGCTCCGCTTCCGCTGCTGATCgcgatgtcgatgtcgctgCCGTTACCTCTGCCAGAGCTAACGTCAACGTTAGCAGCGCTGTTGAAACGCTCCAATTACAACGCATTCTGTGTTGTTTCTTGAGCAACTCAAGATTACGGCTCTTGGAAGCGGAGCCCTTATCAGTATCACGCTTCACACACTGGCTCTCAGACTCTTCATCTCTTAAGTCTCTCGATTGGCAAAgctcatattatatatacatataatatattaagtgTTCAGAGAAAAATGTCTCTTTCCCCTAAATGTCTGTGGAAGTTGTCGGTGACATCCAGCTTCACATtcatattattcaaaatatattaataataaaattattgcatgagcaaaaatttgcaatgcgGGTGATTAACCACGATTCTGACCTgtcaaaagccaaacaaattaaaaagtttatcCCAAATACGATGTAAGATTTATAGCGAGACCAATTGCTAATTTACCTCGGTATTGCTGAAGATTTTATTAAGCACAATGGAATTTCAAATGAAGTGCTTCGAACatattgttgtcattgttgacACTTCACATCTTGATcgaaatttcaattgcaaattcaactaaaatgtggtaaaatcaggaaaatacTAAGGATGCATTTAACATACAAAGAAGGCAATCTCCGCGAAGAAGATGTCATCGAATgccttaaaaatatatgtgatGCCATATGTGGATACAATCAGATATTCagccttaaaatatttaggattattttaaataaatgtgtgttattttacaaaatctacactttgtatttatattatttataagttCGTTTAAAAACATTCATGAATTACATCAAATTGCAATACTTTGTGACTTTAACCAAAACCCTTAAGATTTCAATATATGTTCCCAACGCTTACGCATAATATAAAGTAAAGATCTTTTCactgaatattttaaatttctaaaaatatctCAATCAACCACATTTTCCACAAATTCACAATTACTTTAATTCAGTACACATAATCAAATTGATGATGCAGCACTGACAGCAAATGCACCTAAGAGTGAACAATATAGATATCAAGGTTATATTTAACcaaaatatatctatatataaaattaaaacatgaGTAACAAATTGCAATGCGGGTCTCAAACCACCATTTTGGTATGCAAATGCCTTGCGTACCTAATTTGATGGCGAAGGGTGCAGGGATGAGCGACAGCAGTAAACAGGAATGAAAGAAATAGAAAGGGCACAATATGAATAACCATTCGACATTAGAACGTATCTCTTACGATGCAATCATTTGTGATTCCACCCAGTTTCCCATGATCCTGCAAAGCCAATTACCACCATCCTCATCTAAGCGGCGTATTGttagaaaaacaatttccacattcattataaattaaatacataaacaaaCGATAATACTGAgctgaaaagaaaacattaacGAATTTATAATCCACAATAATGAGAAATGTTATAgctaaattatttgaattaaaattgtaaacgTTAATggagaaatacttttgtgtggcaaAAATTGCCGACTGAAATCGAATCTTAGctgctttagctgacaatctggaatGTTTagtactatatggtatattttgaatgtagtactatatcattGTACTAAAAACAgcttatttagtattttgtgatgtataaattttgtatatttgttagCGTGTAGTTCAGTTTGTTTAGttcgtttagtttttttaaGTCCTTTATGCTCACACATAAATATCTACATAACAGAATACAAGTAACATAAGAATTTATAATAacactaaatatttattaacaattttacttctaacataaataaacatatatttaataaatacagtagaatccggttataaaGACTCCGCTTATAGTGTTCATCCGGTTATTGTGACGAAAACTCGATGTCTTGCTTGGTCCCCAAACAACTTATATGAAAGGACCTTCGTTTAGTACGTCTCCGCTTTTAACGACAAACCGCCTATACCGACgaaatttttcacaattcaaCCGGATATAGCgacgaaaaaaatacaacgaaATAATACCAACAATTTTAAGCATCAAACGACTCTGTTagaaatttatgcataaaataaacGTAAAGTCGTCGGTCTCTATAATCGGATTCAACTGTAAATTACATTACCCAAAACCGAGGGGCAAGAGAGTTcacatttgccacaaaataacttttgcctacttttaggcaaaacataaattcaagCGGCCTGCCTATCCAGTTTGCTAGAGCGACcatgtatgtacacatatatgacaattttggttttattaaatacattgcATTTAAAACGTC comes from the Drosophila sulfurigaster albostrigata strain 15112-1811.04 chromosome 2L, ASM2355843v2, whole genome shotgun sequence genome and includes:
- the LOC133835136 gene encoding cell death abnormality protein 1 produces the protein MVAPYTLIGLLIGCLALELPWQTHGQFWKNSQNQHQSWEREMIALRDSGICYKTQVVETLNPELRQRQISYCCDGYRNRGTSKILKCEPICEEDCSNGVCIAPGNCECAPGFYRELARCRIYGD
- the LOC133835125 gene encoding epidermal growth factor-like protein — its product is MRSSWQLFIALAVLSTLCSIAQAQYKTAGIKTRQPPPPSANLQYFGNATEQHQYTNYGSYSSGYVPAETYQGGSFNQYNGHYVQPVIPVTPAPQILDETALFINKTRSAMASGICYKEVPTASLLHGSRDNYVGNGTTPDKSRIQVCCEGYERNPHIYRRCEPVCADDCPNGICTAPNTCVCIPGHVRNVEGKCISTCPLGCGNGVCDEQNQCRCHEGYTLDPVSQKYCLPECKPGCAHGHCVAPNKCDCLPGYRQAADGSCAPVCEQCENGQCTAPGVCSCNTGYLKVEGRCEPICEKPCQNGRCTAPNTCECQPGNEWDHKSGQCVPHCDIPCLNGVCIGQNKCECKPGYILDELQRNICQPHCPQGCPNGFCSAPNFCICQPGFIKSGIKGRQSCQRV
- the LOC133835123 gene encoding epidermal growth factor-like protein, which gives rise to MRCNWSVSTALLTLTLALAEVTAATSTSRSAAEAELYGDIHVQGEFESLSQIRQRQQQQHLCQRELPAIFFQTLKNSPVRGNGSTIYYHRIEVCCDGYRPDPYSEHCVPDCSHSSPDNCHNGFCRAPGYCECFAEFVRNDQGACIHTCPIACQHGRCYLNGTCVCKLGYVLDAETRLFCRPECPTACGTHEECVAPGQCDCLTGYRRTAQLGCQPICAPDCGYGKCVAPNQCECFPGFIKRPQRNVCEAECYINCENGFCESRYKCHCREGYRYDVNTTSCLPECQDNCGRGNGVCMAPGVCRCFEGYELRGSSCVPKCERSCGEYGKCLAPNVCGCVPDNQLCQLGSCDANGHCQCPTGQVNFVGRCLQPQHIEHHLSSLERRRERSEELKYEFNALIGRLFNLIWE